From the Armatimonadota bacterium genome, one window contains:
- a CDS encoding BlaI/MecI/CopY family transcriptional regulator — MESEHRKSLSELELNLLRYLAARDAMSVREVADGFGADHGYARTTILTVMERLRKKNYVTREKLDGIFLYSSALSQGELMQGVIRKFVSKALGGSVSPLVAYLAEEQELSDVEIAELRKLVDGLDEGGAR, encoded by the coding sequence GTGGAATCCGAACACCGAAAGAGCCTGAGCGAGCTTGAATTGAACCTGTTACGGTACTTGGCGGCCAGGGACGCAATGTCCGTGCGCGAGGTCGCCGATGGATTTGGCGCAGATCACGGCTATGCGAGGACGACGATCCTCACCGTCATGGAGCGCCTTCGAAAGAAGAACTATGTGACCCGCGAGAAGCTCGACGGGATATTTCTCTACTCTTCTGCCCTGAGCCAAGGCGAACTGATGCAGGGAGTAATTCGAAAGTTCGTAAGCAAGGCGCTGGGCGGGTCTGTGAGCCCGCTGGTCGCGTATCTGGCCGAAGAGCAGGAGCTGTCCGACGTCGAGATCGCTGAGCTGCGGAAGCTGGTCGACGGCCTTGATGAGGGAGGAGCGCGATGA
- a CDS encoding sulfatase, whose amino-acid sequence MIGSLVLASLAASSAVVERPNVLFILVDDLGWTDLGYSGSSFYDTPNIDRLASSGMVFTNAYAACPVCSPTRASIMAGKYPARMDTTDWFGAPQPDRLSANYSRPLKPAPYLNRLPLEEVTLAEAFKEGGYRTFFAGKWHLGPEGFWPQDQGFDVNIGGNQTGGPYGPGKYFHPFDKPNLTSEPGDHLPARLAEETVKFIDGGEGPFFAYLSFYSVHTPLMGRDDLVEKYRFRKAIVGASDEDIWGVEGPGKVRLIQEHAVYAAMVEAMDEAVGYVLDYLEETGLDGNTIVVFFSDNGGLSTSEGHPTSNLPLRAGKGWLYEGGIREPLIVRAPGVTRMVTISHEPVISTDFYPTLLELCDLPARPGQHVDGRSFVDQLLEGEMEERPIFWHYPHYGNQGGSPGSAVRLGDWKLIEWFEDGRLLELYNLRVDPGETENLISERSERAKELLIMLRQWRREVDAKMPSLKNENNLRASGY is encoded by the coding sequence ATGATCGGATCGTTGGTCTTGGCCAGCCTTGCCGCGTCGAGTGCGGTCGTCGAGCGCCCGAACGTGCTGTTCATCCTGGTGGACGACCTCGGGTGGACGGACCTCGGGTACAGCGGGTCGAGCTTCTATGACACGCCGAACATCGACCGGCTGGCGTCTTCGGGGATGGTGTTCACGAACGCCTACGCCGCGTGCCCGGTGTGCAGCCCTACCCGAGCGAGCATCATGGCCGGCAAGTACCCGGCGCGCATGGACACGACCGACTGGTTCGGCGCGCCGCAGCCGGATCGCTTGAGCGCGAACTACAGCAGGCCACTGAAGCCCGCGCCGTATTTGAACCGCTTGCCGCTGGAAGAGGTGACGCTGGCTGAGGCTTTCAAGGAGGGCGGATACCGGACTTTCTTCGCGGGCAAGTGGCACCTCGGGCCGGAGGGGTTCTGGCCGCAGGACCAGGGGTTCGACGTCAACATCGGCGGCAACCAGACCGGCGGGCCGTACGGGCCTGGCAAGTACTTCCACCCGTTCGACAAACCAAATCTGACGAGTGAGCCAGGCGACCATCTGCCAGCGCGCTTGGCGGAGGAGACGGTGAAGTTCATCGACGGCGGCGAAGGGCCGTTCTTCGCGTATCTGTCGTTTTATTCGGTCCACACGCCGCTGATGGGTCGCGACGACCTGGTCGAGAAGTACCGGTTTCGCAAGGCGATTGTTGGTGCGAGCGACGAGGATATCTGGGGCGTCGAGGGTCCGGGCAAAGTGCGCTTGATCCAAGAGCACGCGGTGTACGCCGCGATGGTCGAGGCGATGGACGAGGCCGTCGGCTATGTGCTTGATTACTTGGAAGAAACTGGTCTGGACGGGAACACGATCGTCGTTTTCTTCAGCGACAACGGCGGACTTTCAACTTCCGAAGGACATCCAACTTCAAATTTACCGTTGCGGGCTGGCAAGGGTTGGCTGTACGAGGGCGGAATCCGCGAGCCGCTGATCGTGCGCGCGCCGGGGGTGACCAGGATGGTGACGATCAGCCACGAGCCGGTGATCTCGACCGACTTCTATCCGACCCTGCTGGAGCTGTGCGACCTCCCCGCGCGGCCCGGGCAGCACGTTGACGGACGGAGCTTCGTAGACCAGTTGCTAGAGGGGGAGATGGAGGAGCGGCCAATCTTTTGGCACTACCCGCACTACGGCAACCAGGGCGGCTCTCCCGGTTCAGCGGTGCGCCTGGGCGACTGGAAGCTGATCGAGTGGTTCGAGGATGGTCGGCTGCTGGAGCTTTACAACCTGCGCGTCGATCCTGGCGAGACTGAGAACCTGATCTCCGAGAGGAGCGAGCGGGCGAAGGAGCTGCTGATCATGCTGAGACAGTGGCGGCGAGAAGTGGACGCGAAGATGCCAAGCCTGAAAAACGAAAACAATCTTCGGGCGTCAGGGTATTGA
- a CDS encoding DUF2961 domain-containing protein, whose protein sequence is MSHGPLSHVSRIVPARSRRCSSYDVTGGNDDCTPIAPGETLVLADIVGAGIVKHIWCTINSGDPMVRRNLVIRMFWDGQSHPSVEAPIGDFFGQGWGKSYNFVSLPLAAAPQDGGALVCYWPMPFGNGARIEVSNEGTEEVRGFYYYVDYEEHGSIPEDEGRFHAWYNQEVTGIEAADGLENAWAADPPDITGLDDQRRNPDPKNTSDRHNYLFCDVEGEGHYVGVNYYVHAPSTPWPGEGDDMFLIDGEEWPGLHGTGTEDYFNTSWGPDEHYLHPYFGIAYAPARENEDPRFGWIGKMHYYRFHLEDPVRFSSSLRASIEHGHANRMVLDLSSVAYWYQRAPSPALSALPPVEHRKPMPATRPEDIHKWRHAWLKDRGGKGHWGNEG, encoded by the coding sequence ATGTCGCACGGCCCGCTCTCGCACGTCAGCCGCATCGTTCCTGCGCGGTCTCGGCGGTGCTCTTCTTATGATGTGACCGGTGGCAACGACGACTGCACGCCGATCGCACCGGGGGAGACATTGGTTCTCGCTGACATCGTTGGCGCCGGGATCGTCAAGCACATATGGTGCACGATCAACTCGGGCGACCCGATGGTGCGGCGGAACTTGGTGATCCGTATGTTCTGGGACGGGCAGTCTCACCCGAGCGTAGAGGCGCCGATCGGTGACTTCTTCGGGCAGGGGTGGGGGAAGTCTTACAATTTCGTCTCGCTGCCTCTCGCCGCCGCGCCGCAAGACGGCGGCGCGCTCGTGTGCTACTGGCCGATGCCGTTCGGGAACGGCGCACGGATCGAGGTCTCGAACGAGGGTACTGAGGAAGTGCGCGGATTCTATTACTACGTCGATTACGAAGAGCACGGCTCGATCCCCGAAGACGAGGGCCGGTTCCACGCTTGGTACAACCAAGAAGTCACGGGTATCGAAGCTGCCGACGGTCTGGAGAACGCGTGGGCTGCCGATCCGCCCGACATCACCGGTCTGGACGACCAAAGAAGGAACCCCGACCCGAAGAACACGAGCGACCGTCACAACTACCTCTTCTGCGATGTCGAGGGCGAGGGGCATTACGTCGGCGTCAACTACTACGTGCACGCGCCTTCGACGCCTTGGCCGGGCGAGGGAGACGACATGTTTCTGATCGACGGCGAGGAGTGGCCGGGTCTTCACGGCACCGGGACCGAGGACTACTTCAACACCTCGTGGGGTCCGGACGAGCACTACCTGCACCCCTACTTCGGGATCGCCTACGCGCCGGCCCGGGAGAACGAAGACCCGCGCTTCGGCTGGATCGGCAAGATGCACTACTACCGGTTCCACCTCGAAGACCCGGTGCGGTTCTCGTCTTCCTTGCGGGCTTCTATCGAGCATGGCCACGCGAACCGGATGGTTCTGGACCTGTCATCCGTCGCCTACTGGTACCAGCGCGCGCCGTCGCCAGCGTTGTCTGCTCTTCCGCCTGTCGAGCACCGCAAACCGATGCCCGCGACGCGGCCTGAGGACATCCACAAATGGCGGCACGCTTGGCTGAAGGATCGCGGCGGGAAGGGCCATTGGGGGAACGAGGGGTGA
- a CDS encoding adenylate/guanylate cyclase domain-containing protein translates to MRMPFWVRLSIVTSTVVLVTMAAVGTQTYFQMRTSVDELSSRIIEQNAIIIDEKIGTLLGRAESHSRLLAELLHPTVEAKREFLTSADLVNLAPMLIAIMSQNEEFGTMTITLASTGEYIQATQQPNGAIRIEVIELIANGSRVRKIYRKFGNVLQQYLSESNWERDPRTEPYYQLVQSQLEQVWTETYVFPSSTLPETPGTTCATPVFDSRGRLIGVATVDLTIDNLSRFLKTVHIGKAGYAFLAEMRGQNVPLIIAHPTAELIRRDGDRLTLRTSAELDDPRAAKLVSMIQAQDPLEATEVRKLDLTVDDVSYFSGVRMVSGYGRPRWIVAVVVPTEEYVGGIVQTGVFLFWTAIIATQIGIIVSILLARRMAAPMQDLVQETKRIQDMRFQARPLEKSNIAEIDELASAMESMKTALRSFEKLVPTEYVRHLVSTGREAILGGERKHITTYFADIVGFTRLSEQLPPEELVAVLAEYLDVMSAQVIELDGTVDKYNGDDVMAFWGAPNEVENSALLACRAAISTRRALEAKYEDWQNRDMPVLKASFGISTGDVIVGNVGSTERMTYTVIGDSVNLASRLQGLNKYYETEMLIGDQTQVEAGDGIVTRHIDYVAVAGRERPAQVFELLGLAGEVSADIVEYVREYDNAMALYRERKFAEAAKVFQARVDEKPHDTPARILLKRCLLYIEHPPGDDWDGSHRIDVK, encoded by the coding sequence ATGCGAATGCCGTTTTGGGTGCGATTGAGCATTGTCACGTCAACTGTCGTTCTCGTGACGATGGCGGCCGTCGGCACCCAGACGTACTTCCAGATGCGGACCTCGGTCGATGAGCTGTCGTCGCGCATCATCGAGCAGAACGCGATCATCATCGACGAGAAGATCGGGACGCTGCTAGGCCGGGCCGAGTCGCACAGCCGGCTCTTGGCCGAGCTGCTGCACCCGACAGTTGAGGCTAAGCGCGAATTCTTAACTAGCGCAGACCTCGTGAATCTAGCCCCAATGCTGATCGCGATCATGAGCCAGAACGAGGAGTTCGGAACGATGACGATCACGCTCGCTTCGACAGGCGAGTACATCCAGGCGACGCAACAGCCGAACGGAGCGATCCGCATAGAGGTGATCGAATTGATCGCAAACGGATCACGCGTGCGCAAGATCTACCGAAAGTTTGGCAACGTTCTGCAGCAGTATTTGAGCGAGTCGAACTGGGAGCGCGACCCCAGAACCGAGCCGTACTACCAACTGGTCCAGTCGCAGCTCGAGCAAGTGTGGACGGAGACGTACGTGTTTCCGAGTTCAACGCTGCCGGAAACCCCGGGAACGACCTGCGCAACTCCGGTTTTCGACTCCAGAGGTCGCTTGATCGGCGTGGCGACCGTCGATCTCACGATCGACAACCTCAGTCGTTTCTTGAAGACCGTGCACATCGGCAAGGCAGGATACGCGTTCCTCGCCGAAATGCGCGGCCAGAACGTTCCGCTCATCATCGCGCACCCGACGGCGGAGCTGATCCGGCGCGACGGCGACAGGTTGACGTTGAGGACGAGCGCTGAACTGGACGACCCGCGCGCCGCCAAGCTCGTCAGCATGATTCAGGCGCAAGACCCGCTGGAAGCGACGGAGGTTCGCAAGCTTGATCTAACGGTGGATGACGTCAGTTACTTCTCCGGTGTTAGAATGGTGAGCGGCTACGGCCGACCCCGCTGGATCGTCGCCGTCGTGGTGCCGACGGAAGAGTACGTCGGCGGGATCGTTCAAACGGGGGTGTTCCTGTTCTGGACCGCGATCATCGCCACGCAGATCGGGATCATCGTCAGCATTCTGCTGGCGCGGCGCATGGCGGCGCCGATGCAGGACCTGGTGCAGGAGACCAAGCGCATCCAGGACATGAGGTTCCAGGCCCGGCCGCTGGAGAAGTCGAACATTGCGGAGATCGACGAGCTTGCCAGCGCGATGGAGTCGATGAAGACCGCGCTGAGATCGTTCGAGAAGCTCGTGCCCACCGAGTACGTCAGGCACCTCGTCTCGACCGGCCGCGAGGCGATACTCGGCGGCGAGCGGAAGCACATCACGACCTACTTCGCCGACATCGTCGGATTCACGAGGCTGTCGGAACAGCTTCCTCCAGAGGAGCTTGTCGCGGTGCTAGCTGAATACCTCGACGTGATGAGCGCGCAAGTCATCGAGCTCGACGGCACGGTGGACAAGTACAACGGCGACGACGTGATGGCGTTCTGGGGCGCTCCGAACGAGGTCGAGAACTCCGCGCTCCTGGCCTGCCGCGCCGCAATCAGCACGAGGCGCGCGCTGGAAGCGAAATACGAGGACTGGCAAAATCGCGACATGCCGGTTCTCAAAGCGTCGTTCGGCATTTCGACAGGCGACGTGATCGTCGGCAACGTCGGTTCTACCGAAAGGATGACGTACACGGTCATCGGGGACAGCGTCAATCTCGCGTCGCGGCTTCAAGGCCTCAACAAGTATTACGAAACCGAGATGCTGATCGGCGACCAAACGCAAGTGGAAGCCGGTGATGGAATAGTCACGCGCCACATCGACTACGTGGCGGTCGCTGGGCGCGAGCGCCCTGCGCAGGTGTTCGAACTGCTTGGGCTCGCTGGCGAGGTCAGCGCTGATATCGTAGAGTACGTGCGCGAATACGACAACGCCATGGCGCTGTACCGCGAGCGCAAGTTTGCTGAGGCAGCGAAGGTGTTTCAGGCGCGCGTCGATGAAAAGCCGCATGACACGCCCGCCCGGATTCTGCTCAAGCGCTGCCTGCTGTACATCGAGCACCCGCCCGGCGACGATTGGGACGGCTCCCACCGCATCGACGTCAAGTGA
- a CDS encoding M56 family metallopeptidase — MIDHSQWLDSIVRASWQGALLVLAAWVALRLLKTAPARFRSWIWPIVLTKFVLVALFVWELPVLAPSEVVAQPIAIPMMTSGATIQYVYDEPVAVSTWSFQQTLFLLWILGVALIVARAIRDYALLRRIAARAAPASARIARLCERVAGKPLEVRSHPDVPMPLVFGVIKPVILLPSGIEDDLSEEQLSMVLAHEAAHIQRRDTATAVYVFLCQALFFFNPAVWIAKREWQMARESACDQYAMARTGADCRQYADMLIEISAGARRAPAFALSAVPAYKTLHRRIDDMNRTQNKTMAARLASLVVVALIAAAALPVAFVQKQGSIGEAIFSQLSKSKSKTSRVTVLPAPLESQETATVSESDLVRVPLGLVRVASPSRIRGMDVELTRGVLAPPVQLRGTDVALARSVSVSLLQRLLQDPLPSARLIGSRASLTFVDPELTVQEAGALKIKADAALMRLYLEPTRTVSFNKQKADQNEKYIALLEKYIALLEKHLRSLEGSGDTKVGYQRLLGRLLDDSKLPPRVVSDVGLYASPAQRAVSAAYVKQVLAGVTVNVPKAAVRSDVAKARIAAYVTTVANYAANVVVADQSKGSKGKVEVMVIEVGDKTFWIAARPNATVNVSTKEGTIQIVEADGKKFWVALKPGTVKAEGTKLEVKVVEIEGKKIWIVRTPRKKERADKKGG, encoded by the coding sequence ATGATCGACCACAGCCAATGGCTCGATTCGATCGTTCGCGCAAGCTGGCAGGGAGCGCTGCTCGTTCTCGCCGCATGGGTCGCTTTGCGGCTGCTCAAGACCGCACCTGCGCGCTTCCGTAGCTGGATCTGGCCGATCGTCCTAACGAAGTTCGTGCTCGTCGCTCTCTTCGTCTGGGAGCTGCCGGTCTTGGCGCCGTCCGAGGTCGTCGCCCAGCCGATCGCCATTCCAATGATGACCAGCGGGGCAACGATCCAATACGTCTACGACGAGCCTGTCGCCGTTTCGACATGGAGCTTTCAGCAGACGCTGTTCTTGCTCTGGATCCTCGGCGTTGCCCTGATTGTTGCCCGGGCGATCCGCGACTACGCTCTGCTGAGGCGGATAGCCGCACGCGCCGCCCCTGCGTCCGCGCGGATCGCAAGGCTGTGCGAACGGGTTGCAGGGAAGCCCCTTGAAGTGAGATCGCACCCAGACGTGCCGATGCCGCTGGTGTTCGGTGTCATAAAGCCTGTCATTCTCCTCCCGTCAGGGATCGAGGACGACCTGTCCGAGGAGCAGTTGAGCATGGTGCTTGCGCATGAGGCCGCGCACATTCAGAGGCGCGACACCGCCACGGCCGTCTACGTGTTCCTTTGCCAGGCCCTCTTCTTCTTCAACCCCGCTGTCTGGATCGCAAAGCGCGAGTGGCAGATGGCGCGAGAGTCGGCGTGCGACCAGTACGCGATGGCAAGGACAGGCGCAGATTGTCGGCAATACGCCGACATGCTGATCGAGATTTCCGCAGGGGCAAGACGTGCTCCAGCGTTCGCGCTGAGCGCAGTCCCTGCGTACAAGACGCTCCACAGGAGAATAGATGATATGAACAGAACACAGAACAAGACAATGGCGGCAAGGCTCGCTTCGTTGGTCGTCGTGGCGTTGATCGCGGCCGCCGCGCTGCCGGTCGCCTTCGTCCAAAAACAGGGCTCGATCGGCGAAGCGATCTTTTCGCAACTTTCGAAGAGCAAGAGCAAGACGTCACGGGTCACAGTGCTGCCAGCACCGCTCGAGAGTCAGGAGACTGCCACGGTGTCCGAATCCGACCTGGTGCGGGTTCCGTTGGGCCTGGTCCGCGTCGCGTCGCCGTCGCGCATCCGGGGCATGGACGTCGAGCTGACCCGAGGCGTCCTCGCACCGCCGGTGCAACTCCGCGGCACGGATGTCGCGCTGGCCCGAAGCGTCTCCGTAAGCTTGTTGCAACGCTTGTTGCAGGATCCGCTCCCGAGCGCACGACTGATTGGTTCCCGAGCGTCGTTGACGTTCGTCGACCCCGAGCTCACCGTTCAGGAAGCCGGCGCCCTCAAGATCAAGGCTGATGCGGCGCTCATGCGCCTATATCTCGAACCGACCCGGACGGTGAGCTTCAACAAGCAGAAAGCTGACCAGAACGAAAAGTACATTGCGTTGCTGGAAAAGTACATCGCGCTGCTAGAAAAGCACCTGAGATCTCTGGAGGGCTCGGGAGACACGAAAGTCGGCTACCAGAGACTGCTTGGCAGACTGCTTGACGACAGCAAGCTGCCGCCTCGTGTCGTGTCGGATGTTGGACTGTACGCTTCGCCCGCCCAGAGGGCCGTATCCGCCGCCTACGTCAAGCAAGTTCTGGCAGGCGTGACCGTCAATGTCCCTAAGGCCGCAGTCCGGTCCGACGTCGCGAAGGCAAGAATTGCCGCGTACGTCACAACGGTCGCAAACTATGCCGCAAACGTCGTCGTCGCGGATCAGAGCAAGGGCTCCAAGGGAAAGGTCGAGGTCATGGTCATCGAAGTCGGCGACAAAACCTTCTGGATCGCGGCGCGGCCTAACGCCACGGTCAACGTAAGCACCAAGGAGGGCACGATACAGATCGTCGAAGCCGATGGCAAGAAGTTCTGGGTCGCCCTCAAGCCCGGGACGGTCAAGGCCGAAGGCACGAAGCTGGAGGTCAAGGTCGTCGAGATCGAGGGCAAAAAGATCTGGATCGTGCGGACCCCTCGCAAGAAGGAAAGGGCCGACAAGAAAGGCGGCTAG
- a CDS encoding carbon-nitrogen hydrolase family protein, whose protein sequence is MLALLTLTVGMTMAKSDAPDGTRTRKVAVCQTFCIDSDLDGNLARVEQALKKAVAGGAEVACFAEAVDLGWVNPAAHEASSPIPGPTSDRIAALAKKYGVLVCIGLTEKDGDKLYDSVILVDKTGEILAKHRKVNILAELMTPAYTCGDEGGVKVTETSIGRVGLLICADVFKESLVKAAGDQRPDLMLIPYGWAAAKDQWPEHGKSLASWVSSVARRVKCPVVGTNLVGAISSGPWKGRTYGGQSVVADGTGKVLGVLSDRDADVRVFELEIGSKAG, encoded by the coding sequence ATGCTTGCACTTCTTACGCTTACGGTCGGAATGACGATGGCCAAATCCGATGCCCCTGACGGCACCCGTACTCGGAAGGTGGCTGTGTGCCAGACGTTCTGCATCGACAGCGACCTCGACGGCAACCTCGCGCGGGTTGAACAGGCGCTGAAAAAGGCGGTCGCGGGCGGCGCGGAGGTCGCATGCTTCGCCGAGGCAGTGGACCTCGGCTGGGTCAACCCCGCGGCCCACGAGGCCAGCAGCCCTATCCCCGGCCCGACCTCCGACCGGATCGCAGCGCTCGCGAAGAAGTACGGCGTGCTGGTCTGCATCGGCCTGACCGAAAAGGACGGCGACAAGCTGTACGACTCCGTCATCCTCGTGGACAAGACCGGCGAGATCCTCGCCAAGCACCGCAAGGTCAACATCTTGGCCGAGCTGATGACGCCCGCCTACACCTGCGGCGACGAGGGCGGCGTCAAAGTGACCGAGACGTCGATCGGAAGGGTCGGGCTGCTGATCTGCGCCGACGTATTCAAGGAGAGCCTCGTCAAGGCGGCAGGCGACCAGAGGCCGGATTTGATGCTGATCCCGTACGGCTGGGCGGCGGCGAAGGACCAGTGGCCGGAGCACGGCAAGAGCCTCGCATCCTGGGTCTCGTCGGTCGCGAGACGGGTCAAGTGCCCGGTCGTAGGGACGAACCTGGTCGGCGCGATCTCCAGCGGCCCGTGGAAAGGCAGGACCTACGGAGGCCAAAGCGTGGTCGCGGACGGGACCGGCAAGGTCCTGGGCGTGCTCAGCGACCGGGACGCCGATGTGAGGGTATTTGAGCTGGAAATAGGTTCAAAGGCCGGCTGA
- a CDS encoding peptidase yields MKRAVLALCLSAIAVAAYAQTSPMEQFGHNLGDDYFLANYAQLTEYWKKLDKESPRFKLVDIGKTEEGRTQYMAVITDPSNMWRLDKYKAIAAKLARAEGVDEREAKRLARDGKAVIWIDGGLHASEVLCAQVLMETAWQLVSRDDEETKRILKDVIVLLVHANPDGHDLVADWYMREEDPLKRSTRGVPRLYQKYVGHDNNRDFFASTQKETKNMNRVMYREWFPQIMFNHHQTGPSGTVMFAPPFRDPFAFEVDPLVRTGLDMVSAAMHNRFLQEDKPGVTMRTGATYSGWWNGGLRTTAYFHNMVGILTETIGNPTPITIPYVQRRQMPHADLPLPIEPQEWHFRQSVDYSLTANYAVLDYASRYRETLLTNIWRMGRNAIEKGRRDSWVPNPRLLEGSRNGDGVRTDENKDARAYIIPSDQADYATATKFVNALIENGIIVHRARRLFAYGGEIYPAGSYIVQADQAFRAHVISMFEPQVHPDDFAYPGAPPTPPYDSSGWTLAFSMGVKVVRVVEEFEVRLEELKDVVKPTVSSDLSKYPDWYVIDGRVNDSFRAMNRLQKAGIDVFRMTEANSAVPRGSFIVEASRESRSILQRMAHDQGVRSSSAAGTPVVGLKKIEVPRIALLDRYGGSMQSGWTRWILEQFEFPFTVVYPPEIDAGVLSDYDVLVMVSGMVIGGGGRGGRGGRGGGGPPTNVPEPWASRQGSLSVDTSLPQIKSFIEGGGTVVTIGSATRLATQLELPVTSALIDDEGNALGRADFFVPGSILRVKLDTSHPLAMGMDEEIDVIFSSSPVFKIDGGQRLAWFDSETPLRSGWAWGQKVLNGGTAMATFSVGDGHLVLFGPEIAFRGQPHGTFKLLFNALVMGS; encoded by the coding sequence ATGAAACGCGCAGTGCTTGCCCTCTGTCTCTCCGCCATCGCGGTTGCCGCATACGCCCAGACCTCGCCGATGGAGCAGTTCGGCCACAACCTCGGCGACGACTACTTCCTCGCCAACTACGCCCAGCTCACCGAATACTGGAAAAAGCTCGACAAGGAGTCGCCGCGGTTCAAGCTGGTCGACATCGGCAAGACCGAGGAGGGGCGGACGCAGTACATGGCGGTCATCACCGACCCGTCGAACATGTGGCGGCTCGATAAGTACAAGGCCATAGCCGCAAAGCTAGCCAGAGCCGAAGGCGTCGACGAAAGGGAGGCGAAGAGGCTCGCGCGCGACGGCAAGGCGGTCATCTGGATCGACGGCGGTCTGCACGCGAGCGAGGTGCTGTGCGCGCAGGTGCTGATGGAGACCGCGTGGCAGCTCGTCAGCCGCGACGACGAAGAAACCAAGCGCATCCTCAAAGACGTCATCGTGCTGCTGGTGCACGCGAACCCCGACGGACACGACCTGGTCGCGGACTGGTACATGCGCGAAGAGGATCCGCTGAAGCGCTCGACGCGCGGCGTGCCGCGGCTGTACCAAAAGTACGTCGGCCACGACAACAACCGCGACTTTTTCGCATCGACGCAGAAAGAGACGAAGAACATGAACCGCGTGATGTACCGCGAGTGGTTCCCGCAGATCATGTTCAACCACCACCAGACCGGCCCGAGCGGCACCGTGATGTTCGCGCCGCCTTTCCGCGATCCGTTCGCCTTTGAAGTGGATCCGCTGGTGCGCACCGGGCTAGACATGGTGAGCGCGGCGATGCACAACAGGTTCTTGCAAGAAGATAAACCGGGTGTGACGATGCGGACTGGCGCGACCTACTCCGGCTGGTGGAACGGCGGGCTGCGCACGACCGCGTACTTCCACAACATGGTCGGGATCCTGACCGAGACGATCGGCAACCCGACTCCGATCACGATTCCGTACGTTCAGCGCAGGCAGATGCCGCACGCCGACCTGCCGTTGCCGATCGAGCCGCAGGAGTGGCACTTCCGGCAGTCGGTCGATTACTCCTTGACTGCGAACTACGCGGTGTTGGACTACGCGTCGCGCTATCGGGAAACTCTGCTGACGAACATCTGGCGGATGGGGCGCAATGCCATCGAGAAGGGGCGTCGTGATTCGTGGGTGCCGAACCCTCGTTTGCTCGAAGGCTCCCGCAACGGGGACGGCGTCCGCACCGACGAGAACAAGGACGCCCGCGCCTACATCATCCCCTCGGACCAAGCCGACTATGCGACCGCGACGAAGTTCGTAAACGCCCTCATCGAGAACGGAATCATAGTGCACCGGGCGCGGCGGCTGTTCGCCTACGGCGGTGAGATTTATCCGGCTGGCTCGTACATCGTTCAGGCGGATCAAGCGTTCCGCGCGCACGTGATAAGCATGTTCGAGCCGCAGGTCCACCCGGACGACTTCGCCTATCCGGGCGCTCCTCCGACTCCGCCGTATGACAGCTCTGGCTGGACGCTCGCGTTCTCGATGGGCGTCAAAGTTGTGCGCGTTGTGGAGGAGTTCGAAGTGCGGCTGGAAGAACTGAAGGACGTTGTGAAACCGACGGTTTCTTCAGACCTATCAAAGTATCCCGACTGGTACGTGATCGATGGTCGCGTAAATGACTCCTTCCGGGCCATGAACCGTTTGCAGAAAGCTGGCATTGACGTTTTCCGGATGACGGAGGCAAACTCGGCTGTCCCGCGCGGGTCGTTCATTGTTGAAGCCTCGCGCGAGTCGCGGTCAATTTTGCAACGAATGGCGCACGACCAAGGGGTTCGTTCTTCCAGCGCGGCCGGTACGCCGGTCGTCGGACTCAAGAAAATCGAGGTTCCGCGCATCGCGCTGCTCGACCGTTACGGCGGGTCTATGCAGTCGGGATGGACGCGCTGGATTCTTGAGCAGTTCGAGTTCCCGTTCACCGTTGTCTATCCGCCGGAGATCGACGCGGGTGTTCTGTCCGACTACGACGTGCTTGTGATGGTCAGCGGCATGGTGATCGGCGGCGGCGGTCGCGGCGGACGAGGTGGCCGGGGAGGAGGCGGACCCCCGACCAACGTGCCGGAGCCTTGGGCTTCGCGCCAAGGGTCTTTGTCTGTCGATACTTCTTTGCCTCAGATCAAATCGTTCATCGAGGGCGGGGGCACGGTCGTCACGATCGGCAGCGCGACGCGGCTGGCGACACAGCTGGAGCTGCCCGTCACGAGCGCTTTGATCGACGACGAAGGGAACGCGCTCGGTCGCGCGGACTTCTTCGTGCCGGGCTCGATCCTGCGCGTGAAGCTCGACACTTCGCACCCGCTCGCGATGGGGATGGACGAGGAGATCGACGTGATCTTCAGCTCCAGCCCCGTGTTCAAGATCGACGGCGGCCAGCGTCTCGCGTGGTTCGATTCTGAAACCCCCCTGCGCAGCGGTTGGGCTTGGGGACAGAAGGTCCTGAACGGCGGGACGGCGATGGCGACGTTCTCAGTCGGCGACGGGCACCTAGTTTTGTTCGGCCCCGAGATCGCCTTCCGCGGACAGCCGCACGGCACGTTCAAGCTGCTGTTCAACGCGCTGGTAATGGGCAGCTAG